From the genome of Nicotiana sylvestris chromosome 2, ASM39365v2, whole genome shotgun sequence, one region includes:
- the LOC104210110 gene encoding suberization-associated anionic peroxidase-like — MAFRLSHLSLALSLLALALAGVAIYRNTYEAMSKGFQTLSPELDLLESAASILTLNNNNAEQNSDSKLTQPLSPSACIFSAVRGVVNSAIDRERRMGASLIRLHFHDCFVDGCDGGVLLDDIPGSFQGEKTSPPNNNSARGFEVIEQAKQRVKDTCPNTPVSCADILAIAARDSVVKLGGQGYNVALGRRDARAANFTGALTQLPAPFDNLTVQIRKFNDKNFNAREMVALAGAHTVGFTRCATACNSNNVNPAARLQCNCSVTQNDTNLQQLDTTPAVFDRVYFQDLNRNQGILFSDQVLTGNTTTAAIVTTYSNNGAVFLGDFAAAMIKMGNLPPSPGVQLEIRDVCSRVNPSSVASM, encoded by the exons ATGGCTTTTCGTTTGAGTCATTTGAGCCTTGCCCTGAGCCTTTTGGCTCTTGCACTTGCAGGTGTTGCCATTTATAGGAACACTTATGAAGCCATGAGTAAGGGATTCCAAACACTTTCTCCAGAGTTAGATCTGCTGGAGTCAGCAGCCAGCATTTTAACCCTAAATAATAATAATGCTGAGCAAAATTCAGACAGCAAGTTAACTCAACCATTATCTCCATCGGCATGCATCTTCTCGGCTGTTCGAGGAGTTGTGAACAGTGCAATTGATAGAGAAAGGCGCATGGGAGCTTCTCTCATTCGTCTCCACTTCCATGACTGCTTTGTTGAT GGTTGCGATGGAGGAGTTCTTCTAGACGATATTCCCGGATCATTCCAAGGGGAAAAGACCTCACCACCCAACAACAACTCAGCCAGAGGTTTTGAAGTCATAGAACAAGCTAAACAAAGAGTAAAAGATACTTGTCCCAACACGCCTGTATCTTGCGCAGACATCTTAGCTATTGCTGCTCGTGATTCTGTTGTTAAA CTAGGAGGACAAGGCTATAACGTTGCACTTGGGAGAAGAGATGCAAGAGCGGCCAACTTCACTGGTGCTTTAACTCAGCTTCCAGCTCCGTTCGACAATCTAACCGTCCAAATAAGAAAATTTAATGACAAAAACTTTAATGCCCGGGAAATGGTGGCGCTAGCCGGTGCCCACACGGTGGGTTTCACCAGGTGCGCCACCGCGTGCAACAGCAACAACGTTAACCCAGCGGCACGTCTTCAATGCAACTGCTCCGTCACCCAAAACGACACCAACTTGCAACAACTGGATACAACTCCTGCTGTGTTCGACAGAGTTTACTTCCAGGACTTAAACAGGAACCAGGGCATACTTTTCTCGGATCAAGTGTTGACGGGGAATACCACCACTGCTGCTATTGTTACGACCTACAGCAATAATGGTGCTGTTTTCCTGGGAGATTTTGCTGCTGCTATGATCAAGATGGGAAACTTGCCTCCCTCACCGGGCGTTCAATTGGAAATTCGTGATGTTTGTAGCAGGGTCAATCCCAGCTCTGTGGCTTCTATGTGA